The genomic DNA GCCGGCGGTCGTAGACCGCCAGCTCCTCGGTCGAGCCGACCGCGACCGTCCCGTCGGCCTTGACGGCGAGGTAGAGGTCGCCGCGGTAGAGGGTATGCCGGACGCGAGCGTCCCAGGCGTGCAGGAGCACCAGCTGGCCGCGTAGCGGCCCCAGCGGCAACGGAACACCCAAGCCAGCCGCGAGCGCACCGCTCCAGGCACCGGCCGCGACGACGACTCGCTCCGCTTCGATGCGCCCGGTGCGGGTACGCACCGCGACGACACGGTCGCCGTCCCGCTCGAAACCGGTCACCTCGACGCCTTCCTCGATGCGGGCACCACCGAGCGCTGCTGCTCGAGCGAACGCCTCGACGAGTCGCGGGCTGAGCACCTGGTGCTCGAAGGGGAGGAGCAGGGCACCGCGGAACAGCGGCGAGACGGCTGGCTCGAGCTGGCGCAGCTCGTGCTGGTCGAGCCAGCAGCAGGCGGCGTCGCGGGCACGCAGGATCGGCAGGGCAGCGCGGAGCGCTGCTTCCTCGTCGGCCGTGAAGGCGAGCAGGAGCGCGCCGGTGTGGCGCAGCTCGACGTCGATCCCCGTCCGCTCGCGGAGATCCGCTGCGACGGCCGGAAAGCGCGCCAGGCTGGCGGCACCGAGCTCGCTCAGGGGATCGCTCGCGCTCCCGCTGCCGGGAATGCTGAGGAGGCCGGCGTAGGCGATACTGGCCTGGCCGCCGACGGTCGACCGCTCGAGGACGCGGACACCGCGCCAGCCACGGCGGACCAGCTCGGCAGCGACGGCGCAGCCGATGATCCCCCCGCCGACGATGACGACCGACGCGCGTTCCGGCATCGCGACCCCCTTTCCTGGTGGATTGTCGGGCAGCGTGGAGGCCGGCGCAAGAGTCGCGACGCGTGAGAGCAGGCAGAACGGCACGCCCCACCGGCCGAGGTGAGACCTGTGGCGTCGTGCGGTATCGGGCGGGTCCGGCGCGCCTGGCCCCTACAGGGGGACGGTGGTCGGTAGGGTGCCAGTGGACGATCGGCCAGCGACGGTCGCCAACCGACCACACCGCGTTGTCGTCGGGGCGACGCGTGCGTCGCCCGCATTTCCGGTGTCGGGGCGCGGTGTGCCGCGCCCGTCCGGGGCCGTGGCGCGGGAACGTGGTCGGTTTCCCGGCCCTATCAGGCCGGACGGGTCGGGCACGCCTGACGCGATGGGTCGGGCACGCCCGACCCCTACACGAACGACCGCGGTCGGCGGGGCACGGGTCGGTGGTATGCAGGCGGCCGTCGACCATGCGTGTCGCCTGGC from Thermomicrobium sp. 4228-Ro includes the following:
- the thiO gene encoding glycine oxidase ThiO, with product MPERASVVIVGGGIIGCAVAAELVRRGWRGVRVLERSTVGGQASIAYAGLLSIPGSGSASDPLSELGAASLARFPAVAADLRERTGIDVELRHTGALLLAFTADEEAALRAALPILRARDAACCWLDQHELRQLEPAVSPLFRGALLLPFEHQVLSPRLVEAFARAAALGGARIEEGVEVTGFERDGDRVVAVRTRTGRIEAERVVVAAGAWSGALAAGLGVPLPLGPLRGQLVLLHAWDARVRHTLYRGDLYLAVKADGTVAVGSTEELAVYDRRPTLEGVRQLVTFAHETVPALGRAVFREALAGLRPWSADGLPVLGRLPGYENVWIASGHARHGILLSPVTAEVVADLLEGKAPVLDLAPFDPARFVR